The proteins below are encoded in one region of Shewanella putrefaciens:
- a CDS encoding flagellar basal body P-ring protein FlgI, with protein sequence MKYKLILTLAMLVLTHPSQAERIKDIANVQGVRSNQLIGYGLVVGLPGTGEKTRYTEQTFMTMLKNFGINLPDNFRPKIKNVAVVAVHADMPAFIKPGQDLDVTVSSLGEAKSLRGGTLLQTFLKGVDGNVYAIAQGSLVVSGFSADGLDGSKVIQNTPTVGRIPNGAIVERSVASPFSSGDYLTFNLRRSDFSTAQRMADAINELLGPDMARPLDATSVQVSAPRDVSQRVSFLATLENIDVEPADESAKVIVNSRTGTIVVGQNVKLLPAAVTHGGLTVTIAEATQVSQPNALANGETVVTSNSTIGVEESDRRMFMFNPGTTLDELVRAVNLVGAAPSDVLAILEALKVAGALHGELIII encoded by the coding sequence ATGAAATATAAACTGATCTTAACCCTTGCCATGCTCGTGTTGACTCACCCTAGCCAAGCTGAACGCATTAAGGATATTGCCAATGTGCAGGGGGTGCGCAGTAACCAGTTAATTGGTTATGGTTTGGTGGTCGGTTTGCCGGGTACGGGTGAAAAAACGCGTTATACCGAACAAACCTTTATGACAATGCTGAAAAATTTTGGCATCAACTTGCCCGATAATTTTAGGCCTAAAATCAAGAACGTTGCCGTAGTTGCCGTGCATGCGGATATGCCAGCGTTTATCAAACCCGGTCAAGATTTAGATGTGACCGTATCAAGCCTAGGTGAAGCTAAAAGCCTACGTGGCGGCACCTTGTTGCAAACCTTCCTTAAAGGGGTTGACGGTAATGTGTATGCAATTGCCCAGGGCAGCTTAGTGGTCAGCGGTTTTAGTGCCGATGGTTTAGACGGTTCAAAGGTTATTCAAAATACCCCAACGGTAGGACGCATTCCTAACGGCGCCATTGTTGAGCGCAGTGTCGCAAGCCCTTTTTCAAGTGGCGATTATTTGACGTTTAACCTACGTCGCTCCGACTTTTCTACCGCGCAGCGCATGGCCGATGCCATTAATGAGCTGCTCGGCCCAGATATGGCTCGCCCATTGGATGCAACCTCAGTACAAGTGAGCGCCCCAAGGGATGTGTCACAGCGAGTTTCTTTCCTCGCGACCTTAGAAAATATTGATGTAGAACCCGCAGATGAGTCAGCCAAAGTCATTGTTAACTCACGGACAGGCACTATTGTGGTGGGGCAGAACGTCAAGTTATTGCCAGCAGCGGTGACCCATGGCGGACTTACAGTCACTATTGCCGAAGCGACTCAGGTGTCTCAACCTAATGCCTTAGCCAATGGCGAGACTGTTGTGACCTCTAACTCCACCATAGGGGTGGAAGAAAGCGACCGTCGGATGTTTATGTTTAATCCTGGCACGACCTTAGATGAATTAGTTAGAGCGGTAAACTTAGTGGGCGCTGCGCCCTCAGATGTGCTTGCTATCCTCGAAGCGTTAAAAGTGGCAGGTGCTTTGCATGGTGAGCTTATCATCATCTAA
- the flgH gene encoding flagellar basal body L-ring protein FlgH: MARYFILAAALLLSACSSTQKKPIADDPFYAPIYPEAPPTKIAATGSIYQDSQAASLYSDIRAHKVGDIITIVLKEATQAKKSANNEIKKGSDMTLDPIYAGGGNVTISGVPIDLRYKDSMNTKREADADQSNSLDGSISANVMQVLNNGNLVVRGEKWISINNGDEFIRVTGIVRSQDIKPDNTIDSTRMANARIQYSGTGTFADAQKVGWLSQFFMSDWWPF; encoded by the coding sequence ATGGCTAGATATTTCATATTGGCCGCGGCTCTCTTGCTTAGCGCTTGTAGCTCGACGCAGAAAAAACCGATTGCAGACGATCCTTTTTATGCACCGATTTATCCCGAAGCTCCGCCGACAAAAATAGCGGCAACGGGGTCTATTTATCAGGATAGTCAGGCTGCGAGCTTATATTCGGACATTCGCGCTCACAAGGTCGGTGACATCATTACTATTGTGTTGAAGGAAGCGACTCAGGCGAAGAAAAGCGCGAATAATGAGATCAAGAAGGGCTCTGATATGACCCTCGATCCTATCTATGCAGGTGGCGGTAATGTGACTATCAGCGGTGTGCCAATCGATTTACGCTACAAAGACAGCATGAACACTAAGCGAGAAGCCGATGCAGATCAAAGCAATAGCCTCGATGGCAGTATTTCCGCCAACGTGATGCAAGTGCTGAACAACGGTAATCTTGTGGTGCGCGGTGAAAAGTGGATTTCAATCAACAATGGCGATGAGTTTATTCGCGTGACAGGCATTGTTCGCTCGCAGGACATAAAACCCGATAACACTATCGATTCAACGCGTATGGCGAATGCCCGTATTCAATACAGTGGTACAGGTACATTCGCGGATGCTCAAAAAGTTGGCTGGTTGAGCCAGTTCTTTATGAGCGACTGGTGGCCCTTCTAA